From Aquipuribacter sp. SD81, a single genomic window includes:
- a CDS encoding DUF808 domain-containing protein, protein MPGGLVALLDDVAALAKLAAASVDDVGAAAGRASAKAAGVVVDDTAVTPRYVQGLAAQRELPIIGRIARGSLINKVLVILPVALLLSQFLPWLLTPILMLGGLYLSYEGAEKIWEKIAHHEHAPATPAAAAGPEHEATVVKGAVRTDFILSAEIMVIALDEVTDEPLLSRAVILLVVAVGITALVYGVVALIVKMDDIGLRLAERDSAAAQRVGRGLVALMPRVLAFLATVGIVAMLWVGGHILLVGLDELGLTGPYDLVHAAEEAVREATGAVGGVLAWLTNTLGSALLGAVAGAVVVAVVTGIKRARGGRKAQPAH, encoded by the coding sequence GTGCCGGGTGGACTGGTGGCGCTGCTCGACGACGTGGCCGCCCTGGCCAAGCTGGCCGCGGCGTCGGTCGACGACGTGGGTGCCGCCGCCGGGCGCGCGAGCGCCAAGGCCGCGGGCGTCGTGGTCGACGACACCGCCGTCACCCCGCGCTACGTGCAGGGCCTCGCCGCCCAGCGCGAGCTGCCGATCATCGGCAGGATCGCCCGCGGGTCCCTCATCAACAAGGTGCTCGTCATCCTGCCGGTGGCGCTGCTGCTCAGCCAGTTCCTGCCCTGGCTCCTCACCCCCATCCTCATGCTCGGCGGGCTCTACCTCTCGTACGAGGGCGCGGAGAAGATCTGGGAGAAGATCGCCCACCACGAGCACGCGCCCGCGACGCCCGCCGCGGCCGCCGGACCCGAGCACGAGGCGACGGTCGTCAAGGGCGCCGTCCGCACCGACTTCATCCTCAGCGCGGAGATCATGGTGATCGCCCTCGACGAGGTGACCGACGAGCCGCTGCTGTCCCGCGCCGTCATCCTCCTCGTCGTCGCGGTCGGCATCACCGCGCTCGTGTACGGCGTGGTGGCGCTCATCGTGAAGATGGACGACATCGGCCTGCGGCTCGCCGAGCGCGACAGCGCCGCGGCACAGCGGGTGGGTCGCGGCCTCGTCGCACTCATGCCCCGCGTGCTCGCGTTCCTGGCGACCGTCGGCATCGTCGCGATGCTGTGGGTGGGCGGGCACATCCTGCTCGTCGGACTCGACGAGCTCGGCCTCACCGGGCCGTACGACCTCGTCCACGCGGCGGAGGAGGCCGTGCGCGAGGCGACCGGCGCGGTCGGCGGCGTGCTCGCGTGGCTGACCAACACGCTCGGCTCTGCTCTGCTCGGAGCCGTCGCGGGCGCGGTGGTCGTCGCGGTGGTGACGGGCATCAAGCGGGCCCGCGGCGGGCGCAAGGCGCAGCCGGCGCACTGA
- a CDS encoding serine hydrolase — MRPERLLAACESALLRPEHAHVVALGVSDGTRRLVAGPDPDATGDVFSVTKSVTATAVRAALADGVLASLDDPLTVLDRAPGVTVHRLLCMRQAWREDPDMDALAGTAADPLPAIGAALASGTAADGRPRYVNAAAHLLVRELDARTGSAAGYLSRRVLAPAGVGEHEWERDATGAPWGHAHLHLGIADLLLLGETWAAARPDLHPGTCALGPPVAPEHLAYGGGFWHGEDVLLAAGWGGQCVLVHLPTGTVLAALTRTGWTRESGTDTLPSGWASGRRLFEEHALPLLRGSPAGHRPADDERGTR; from the coding sequence GTGAGGCCCGAGCGCCTCCTCGCCGCGTGCGAGAGCGCCCTCCTCCGCCCGGAGCACGCGCACGTCGTCGCCCTCGGGGTGAGCGACGGCACGCGGCGCCTGGTGGCCGGCCCCGACCCGGACGCCACGGGCGACGTCTTCTCCGTCACCAAGTCGGTGACCGCGACCGCGGTGCGCGCCGCGCTCGCCGACGGCGTCCTCGCCTCGCTCGACGACCCGCTCACCGTCCTCGACCGCGCGCCGGGCGTCACCGTGCACCGGCTGCTGTGCATGCGGCAGGCGTGGCGCGAGGACCCCGACATGGACGCCCTCGCCGGCACGGCCGCGGACCCGCTGCCCGCGATCGGGGCGGCCCTGGCGTCCGGAACCGCGGCGGACGGCAGGCCGCGCTACGTCAACGCCGCGGCCCACCTGCTCGTGCGCGAGCTCGACGCGCGCACCGGGTCGGCTGCTGGCTACCTCTCACGGCGCGTCCTGGCACCGGCCGGCGTCGGCGAGCACGAGTGGGAGCGGGACGCGACCGGTGCCCCCTGGGGCCACGCCCACCTGCACCTCGGGATCGCCGACCTGCTGCTCCTCGGCGAGACGTGGGCAGCAGCACGGCCGGACCTGCACCCGGGCACCTGCGCGCTCGGGCCGCCGGTCGCACCGGAGCACCTCGCCTACGGCGGCGGGTTCTGGCACGGGGAGGACGTCCTGCTCGCCGCCGGATGGGGCGGGCAGTGCGTGCTCGTGCACCTGCCGACGGGCACGGTGCTCGCGGCGCTCACCCGCACCGGCTGGACGCGCGAGTCCGGCACCGACACGCTGCCGAGCGGCTGGGCGAGCGGACGGCGGCTGTTCGAGGAGCACGCCCTCCCGCTGCTGCGCGGGAGCCCGGCGGGCCACCGGCCCGCCGACGACGAAAGGGGCACGAGGTGA
- a CDS encoding ester cyclase: MTEQDGEHLLRTYLAAGDARDWGALDDVLADDVVTRSPGGSVLHGRAAAVEAWRAGHAGLSRLRHDVLTVVAAGDHVAARVLVTGHHTGRFLGVEPTGARVAVDQAVFARIALGRVAEVWEVVDTGSGLQQLGVLGARPLAPGRD, translated from the coding sequence GTGACGGAGCAGGACGGCGAGCACCTGCTGCGTACCTACCTCGCCGCCGGCGACGCGAGGGACTGGGGCGCTCTCGACGACGTGCTCGCCGACGACGTCGTCACCCGCTCCCCCGGCGGCAGCGTGCTCCACGGGCGAGCGGCGGCGGTCGAGGCGTGGCGGGCCGGGCACGCCGGCCTGAGCCGGCTGCGGCACGACGTCCTCACCGTCGTCGCGGCCGGGGACCACGTCGCCGCCCGGGTCCTCGTGACCGGCCACCACACCGGCCGCTTCCTCGGCGTGGAGCCGACCGGCGCCCGGGTCGCGGTCGACCAGGCCGTTTTCGCCCGGATCGCGCTCGGCCGCGTCGCCGAGGTGTGGGAGGTCGTCGACACCGGCAGCGGCCTGCAGCAGCTGGGGGTGCTCGGCGCGCGCCCGCTCGCGCCCGGCCGGGACTGA
- a CDS encoding nitroreductase family protein, with product MTTARDARTAVPLHPLLASRWSTRAFDPAAELTAGQVTALLEAARWSPSASNTQPWRFAVALRGTPGHDALLGTLAPGNRAWADTASALVLVAAVTTGPDGAERPWAVYDAGQAVAHLTVQAEHEGLAVHQLGGFDRDAAARLLPAEAGTPLVVLAVGRHDAALQLAEPFASRETAPRTRLPLEEIEVPLTTGSAAAHRAA from the coding sequence GTGACGACCGCACGTGACGCCCGGACCGCCGTCCCCCTGCACCCGCTGCTGGCCAGCCGCTGGAGCACCCGCGCCTTCGACCCCGCCGCGGAGCTGACCGCGGGCCAGGTGACCGCGCTGCTGGAGGCCGCCCGGTGGTCGCCGAGCGCGTCGAACACGCAGCCGTGGCGCTTCGCGGTGGCCCTGCGCGGCACGCCCGGTCACGACGCGCTGCTCGGGACCCTGGCGCCGGGGAACCGCGCCTGGGCGGACACGGCGTCGGCGCTCGTCCTCGTCGCGGCCGTGACGACGGGCCCGGACGGCGCGGAGCGGCCGTGGGCCGTCTACGACGCGGGCCAGGCCGTCGCGCACCTCACCGTGCAGGCCGAGCACGAGGGCCTGGCGGTGCACCAGCTGGGCGGCTTCGACCGCGACGCTGCGGCGCGGCTCCTCCCGGCGGAGGCCGGCACCCCGCTCGTCGTGCTGGCCGTGGGTCGCCACGACGCCGCGCTGCAGCTCGCGGAGCCGTTCGCCTCGCGCGAGACCGCTCCCCGGACGCGGCTCCCGCTGGAGGAGATCGAGGTCCCCCTCACGACCGGGTCCGCGGCAGCGCACCGCGCCGCCTGA
- a CDS encoding zinc-ribbon domain-containing protein, with product MFVLFGVGDSRDELGPGATRTCPRCHNTTTWTRVRTSRRLTVFFVPVLRWRRRELEVCGICGTATEVGPA from the coding sequence GTGTTCGTCCTCTTCGGCGTCGGCGACTCGCGTGACGAGCTGGGCCCGGGCGCCACGCGCACCTGCCCGCGCTGCCACAACACGACGACGTGGACCCGGGTCCGGACGTCGCGTCGCCTGACGGTCTTCTTCGTGCCGGTGCTCCGCTGGAGGCGCCGCGAGCTCGAGGTCTGCGGCATCTGCGGGACCGCGACGGAGGTGGGGCCGGCGTGA
- a CDS encoding VOC family protein, whose translation MAPPSTPWRTLDGVPTAWFGAPSLVAGAAAAAAVTGSRPEAVVDVRATGVRVRLPDGPDDGSVSDAVRGAGLEPDPSVLQQVRVVWETADTGALVAFWSGVLGYDVAADVLRDPLRRDPDLLLRPATEHRPLRGRLHLDVVRPTAVVERVRPGSPAGPYAVRHADPDGNEVDLVAGDPLGDDPATADWCTVFSAIACYRVRSTAQQQDLAGNVARLAHEAGFPLQVDLRPGLVVLDSGKDRWEADAHGLPLDFVDLAAGLQTTARGSGAAVEPDLPRFAQLFLDAVDVVAVRAFWQAALRYEPDRREGVTDLHDPRGLGPTLVLQDMDPAETDRRRQRDRGHVELLVPAEAAEARVRAALESGGRLLAQGDGRRLVADPEGNELAVVEEP comes from the coding sequence ATGGCGCCACCCTCCACGCCCTGGCGGACGCTCGACGGCGTCCCGACCGCGTGGTTCGGGGCGCCGTCGCTCGTGGCCGGCGCCGCGGCCGCGGCCGCGGTGACGGGCAGCCGGCCCGAGGCCGTGGTCGACGTCCGGGCCACCGGCGTCCGGGTGCGCCTGCCCGACGGCCCGGACGACGGCTCGGTGTCGGACGCCGTCCGGGGCGCCGGCCTCGAGCCGGACCCGTCGGTCCTGCAGCAGGTGCGGGTGGTGTGGGAGACCGCCGACACCGGCGCCCTGGTGGCGTTCTGGTCCGGCGTCCTCGGGTACGACGTGGCCGCCGACGTGCTCCGCGACCCGCTGCGTCGCGACCCCGACCTGCTCCTGCGGCCCGCGACGGAGCACCGCCCGCTGCGGGGACGGTTGCATCTCGACGTCGTGCGTCCCACCGCCGTCGTCGAGCGGGTGCGGCCTGGTTCGCCGGCCGGACCGTACGCCGTCCGCCACGCCGACCCCGACGGCAACGAGGTCGACCTCGTGGCGGGTGACCCGCTCGGCGACGACCCGGCCACCGCTGACTGGTGCACGGTCTTCAGCGCGATCGCCTGCTACCGCGTCAGGTCGACCGCCCAGCAGCAGGACCTGGCCGGGAACGTCGCCCGGCTCGCGCACGAGGCTGGCTTCCCGCTGCAGGTCGACCTGCGGCCGGGCCTCGTCGTGCTCGACAGCGGCAAGGACCGGTGGGAGGCGGACGCGCACGGGCTGCCGCTCGACTTCGTCGACCTCGCAGCGGGCCTGCAGACGACCGCCCGCGGATCCGGCGCGGCGGTCGAGCCGGACCTGCCGCGCTTCGCCCAGCTGTTCCTCGACGCCGTCGACGTCGTCGCCGTCCGTGCCTTCTGGCAGGCGGCGCTCCGCTACGAGCCGGACCGTCGGGAGGGCGTCACCGACCTGCACGACCCGCGAGGGCTCGGCCCGACGCTCGTCCTGCAGGACATGGACCCGGCGGAGACGGACCGGCGGAGGCAGCGCGACCGCGGCCACGTCGAGCTCCTCGTCCCGGCCGAGGCGGCCGAGGCCCGCGTGCGCGCCGCGCTGGAGTCAGGCGGACGGCTGCTGGCTCAGGGCGACGGGCGACGGCTCGTCGCCGACCCGGAGGGCAACGAGCTCGCGGTCGTCGAGGAGCCCTGA
- a CDS encoding protein adenylyltransferase SelO, with protein sequence MSAPTLDVPLGSRFARELPELAVPWRAVTPPAPRLLALDDDLAQEVGLDPAWLRSGAGLGLLTGTVVPEGSQPVAQAYSGHQFGGWSPRLGDGRALLLGELTDRSGRPRDLHLKGSGRTPFARGGDGLAAVGPMLREHVVSTAVHALGIPTARSLAVVATGGTVRRERVLPGAVLARVASSHLRVGSFQYARATGDLDLLRRLVDHAVDRHHPAAAAAERPALALLDAVVSAQAALVARWMLVGFVHGVMNTDNMTVSGETIDYGPCAFLDAYDPATVYSSIDTGGRYAYGNQPAVAQWDLARLAETLLPLIARDPEDATAVDQAVAEVTELVEVFADRYRAAWAEGVRAKLGLGADVEPAQAAELGESFLGLLHERRGDLTGAFRALGAAARGDDGPVRGFLPATPATGDWLARWRALGPEAARADAVNPVYVPRNHLVEEALEAATAGDLAPVRTLLEVVRRPFEEQPGRERYAAPAPDGTGDYVTYCGT encoded by the coding sequence GTGAGCGCCCCGACCCTCGACGTGCCCCTCGGCAGCCGTTTCGCGCGCGAGCTGCCGGAGCTGGCCGTGCCGTGGCGGGCCGTCACCCCGCCGGCGCCGCGGCTGCTCGCCCTCGACGACGACCTGGCGCAGGAGGTGGGCCTGGACCCCGCGTGGCTGCGGAGCGGAGCGGGCCTCGGCCTGCTCACCGGGACGGTCGTGCCCGAGGGGAGCCAGCCGGTCGCGCAGGCGTACTCGGGCCACCAGTTCGGTGGCTGGTCGCCCCGCCTCGGCGACGGCCGGGCGCTGCTCCTCGGCGAGCTGACCGACCGCTCCGGCCGCCCGCGCGACCTGCACCTCAAGGGGTCCGGCCGCACGCCGTTCGCCCGTGGCGGCGACGGTCTGGCCGCGGTCGGGCCCATGCTGCGCGAGCACGTGGTGAGCACCGCGGTGCACGCCCTCGGCATCCCCACCGCCCGCTCGCTCGCTGTCGTCGCGACCGGCGGGACGGTGCGCCGCGAGCGCGTGCTGCCCGGGGCCGTGCTCGCCCGCGTCGCGAGCAGCCACCTGCGGGTCGGCTCGTTCCAGTACGCCCGCGCGACGGGCGACCTCGACCTGCTGCGCCGTCTCGTCGACCACGCGGTCGACCGGCACCACCCGGCGGCCGCCGCGGCGGAGCGGCCGGCGCTCGCGCTGCTCGACGCCGTCGTGTCCGCCCAGGCCGCGCTCGTCGCCCGGTGGATGCTCGTCGGCTTCGTCCACGGCGTCATGAACACCGACAACATGACGGTGTCGGGCGAGACGATCGACTACGGCCCGTGCGCCTTCCTCGACGCCTACGACCCGGCGACCGTCTACAGCTCCATCGACACCGGCGGCCGGTACGCCTACGGCAACCAGCCCGCGGTCGCCCAGTGGGACCTCGCCCGTCTCGCGGAGACGCTGCTGCCGCTCATCGCCCGCGACCCGGAGGACGCGACCGCCGTGGACCAGGCCGTCGCCGAGGTGACGGAGCTCGTCGAGGTGTTCGCCGACCGCTACCGCGCGGCGTGGGCCGAGGGCGTGCGAGCGAAGCTCGGGCTCGGCGCGGACGTCGAGCCGGCGCAGGCGGCGGAGCTGGGGGAGAGCTTCCTCGGCCTGCTGCACGAGCGGCGCGGCGACCTGACCGGCGCCTTCCGCGCCCTCGGGGCCGCCGCGCGGGGGGACGACGGCCCGGTCCGCGGCTTCCTGCCGGCGACTCCGGCGACGGGGGACTGGCTGGCTCGTTGGCGCGCGCTGGGACCGGAGGCGGCGCGGGCCGACGCCGTCAACCCGGTGTACGTCCCGCGCAACCACCTCGTGGAGGAGGCGCTCGAGGCGGCCACCGCGGGGGACCTGGCCCCGGTGCGGACCCTGCTCGAGGTGGTGCGCCGACCGTTCGAGGAGCAGCCGGGCCGGGAGCGGTACGCGGCACCCGCACCCGACGGCACCGGCGACTACGTCACGTACTGCGGCACTTGA
- a CDS encoding mycothiol-dependent nitroreductase Rv2466c family protein has protein sequence MSTPSTDAPTTTDGPERVEMWFDPSCPWTWLTSRWLVDVAEARGFDVGWHVMSLGILNEGQDVPEQYREAMGQAGRALRVLAAAGRREGAGAVGRLYTELGTRAHDGGRGLTTDVLTESVAAAGLDVGLADAQDDESLDAAVRESHQAGQDAVGDSVGSPVVSVDGRAFFGPVMTPVARGQEGLDLFDGLRLLAGTSAFSELKRARNGPPSLT, from the coding sequence ATGTCGACGCCGAGCACCGACGCGCCCACCACGACCGACGGACCGGAGCGCGTCGAGATGTGGTTCGACCCGTCCTGCCCCTGGACGTGGTTGACCTCGCGCTGGCTGGTCGACGTGGCGGAGGCGCGCGGGTTCGACGTCGGCTGGCACGTCATGTCGCTGGGCATCCTCAACGAGGGGCAGGACGTGCCCGAGCAGTACCGCGAGGCCATGGGGCAGGCGGGACGGGCGCTTCGGGTGCTCGCAGCCGCCGGGCGGCGCGAGGGCGCCGGGGCCGTCGGACGGCTGTACACCGAGCTCGGGACCCGGGCCCACGACGGCGGGCGCGGCCTGACGACGGACGTCCTCACCGAGTCGGTCGCGGCGGCGGGCCTGGACGTCGGGCTCGCGGACGCACAGGACGACGAGTCGCTGGACGCCGCGGTCCGCGAGTCGCACCAGGCCGGTCAGGACGCGGTCGGCGACAGCGTCGGCTCGCCCGTCGTCTCGGTCGACGGCCGCGCGTTCTTCGGTCCCGTCATGACGCCGGTCGCCCGCGGCCAGGAGGGTCTCGACCTCTTCGACGGGCTGCGCCTGCTGGCCGGCACCAGCGCCTTCTCCGAGCTCAAGCGGGCCCGGAACGGCCCGCCGTCGCTCACCTGA
- a CDS encoding DUF4132 domain-containing protein, whose product MSWLSKVLPGRGPTAHPGAVALAAVLREGLGQLSRPDELAAWVVTGHPHDGLTTATSDPAWPDSLVPTLVSTGQTWVSPVPGVQRHALADLPPDVLDRLLDLVETAAAAVPWAAGPGRRAGLPAWTDALVPGTTVLTRALLVDAGSLEDLEVRRGLAAGATLRAYALPATVPSWQQSQHRALLGLPGLAGALARHVEAVRPALGAGDPPTRLRLLDLLGLADDRTLATLAPELAAEATSGNARVRTAARALLVRAAACGPEQVAALDALATDGTPAVRAHAFLLLHELGDDEARRGVRERALADRAAGVRELVERWDAAAADAVERGSEGPGTGGSVDPAALGWSPPVRQDRGAEWAVPLTADVERWVDDVLSRLAQLDQQYSGRRTPTVAPGDARRRRAQLRAHLASTDVRSGGAPATGTDPSWPVVHAVSRATPSGVPLVAVLKALDVLGALPADARAAVAGSWSGPARAVGTAVQRLHGAEGPTLLEVADALAVMGVGAEVAGRAYALRWQGLGDGWPEEHLRGFFACYGSTALDLLDEDRVSYEVDRARLLRGLGLVEHHPRAVLERLVALAVGTRTSDHEAAQDALGRGATARDQAVAALRERRAGARQAAARWCARLGDPSAVDALEAAFRTERDDQVRSALLDALERLGRPAHLYLDPASLAADADKGLRKGVPASLAWVWWDGLPPLRWAADGTELPLPVVQWLCLQAVKARSPEPGAVLRRYGALLEERSRGAFAVSLLQQWVAEDTRPVDPADAEQAARAEAAGLHRGLQQYPGYYPNHPMHGRSLEEVTAWLLPGHLRRPRGSATSSKGVLAVVGATGDERVVPVVRAYLAEWYGTRAAQCKALLGVLAWVPAPAATQQLLQVADRFRTKGVQQEAVRLAQQVADVRGWTTEELADRTVPTAGFDARGEQVLSYGERAFTAVLDADLTVRLRTDDGRTVKALPAPRSSDDAEAAAASKQALAAARKEVKGVLQAQRSRLQQALVSQRTWDADLWAEHVVAHPLVGRLAQGLVWVLEPPGPGTAGDGAPAGAGPLVVRPLPDGSLTDVDDEDVEVPAGWRVRLAHDAVEGPEVAARWLEHLADYEVTPPFPQLGRPVHRPEDSDTDAVTDVRGTLVASSFRLRGRATAAGWARGEVGDGATWTEYVRTLPGWRAELEHSGLVVPEEDHPVALLALRFRAVAPDGTVAPTATPLGSVPAVVYSECLTDVRGFASLGAHDPEWQKAAAW is encoded by the coding sequence ATGAGCTGGCTGTCGAAGGTGCTGCCGGGTCGCGGGCCCACCGCGCACCCAGGTGCCGTGGCGCTCGCCGCGGTCCTGCGGGAGGGCCTGGGCCAGCTGTCCCGACCGGACGAGCTCGCCGCGTGGGTCGTGACGGGCCACCCTCACGACGGGCTCACGACGGCGACCTCCGACCCGGCGTGGCCGGACTCGCTCGTACCGACCCTCGTCAGCACGGGGCAGACCTGGGTGAGCCCGGTGCCGGGCGTGCAGCGGCACGCGCTCGCCGACCTGCCGCCCGACGTCCTCGACCGGCTGCTCGACCTCGTCGAGACGGCCGCGGCCGCCGTCCCGTGGGCGGCCGGGCCGGGGCGGAGGGCCGGCCTGCCCGCGTGGACGGACGCGCTCGTGCCCGGCACGACGGTCCTCACCCGCGCGCTCCTGGTGGACGCCGGGAGCCTCGAGGACCTCGAGGTGCGGCGCGGGCTCGCCGCCGGCGCGACGCTGCGGGCGTACGCGCTCCCCGCGACCGTGCCGTCCTGGCAGCAGTCGCAGCACCGCGCGCTGCTCGGCCTCCCCGGTCTCGCCGGAGCCCTGGCGCGGCACGTCGAGGCGGTGAGGCCGGCGCTGGGTGCCGGCGACCCGCCCACGCGGCTGAGGCTGCTCGACCTCCTCGGCCTCGCCGACGACCGGACCCTCGCGACACTGGCCCCGGAGCTCGCGGCGGAGGCGACGAGCGGCAACGCCAGGGTGCGGACGGCCGCGCGGGCGCTGCTCGTGCGCGCGGCGGCGTGCGGACCGGAGCAGGTCGCGGCACTCGACGCCCTCGCCACGGACGGGACCCCGGCGGTGCGCGCCCACGCGTTCCTCCTGCTGCACGAGCTCGGGGACGACGAGGCGCGCCGCGGCGTGCGCGAGCGGGCCCTGGCCGACCGCGCCGCAGGCGTCCGCGAGCTCGTGGAGCGCTGGGACGCCGCCGCGGCGGATGCGGTCGAGCGCGGGTCCGAGGGACCGGGGACCGGCGGGAGCGTCGACCCGGCGGCCCTCGGCTGGTCCCCGCCCGTCCGCCAGGATCGTGGGGCGGAGTGGGCGGTGCCCCTCACCGCGGACGTCGAGCGCTGGGTCGACGACGTCCTCAGCAGGCTCGCCCAGCTCGACCAGCAGTACTCCGGCCGACGGACGCCGACCGTCGCCCCCGGGGACGCGCGTCGGCGGCGCGCACAGCTGCGGGCACACCTCGCGAGCACCGACGTGCGCAGCGGTGGTGCGCCCGCCACCGGTACCGACCCGTCGTGGCCGGTCGTCCACGCGGTCTCCCGCGCCACGCCGTCCGGGGTCCCGCTGGTCGCGGTCCTCAAGGCGCTCGACGTGCTCGGCGCGCTGCCGGCCGACGCCCGCGCCGCGGTGGCCGGCTCGTGGTCCGGCCCGGCGCGCGCCGTCGGGACCGCGGTGCAGCGCCTGCACGGCGCGGAGGGGCCGACGCTGCTGGAGGTCGCGGACGCGCTGGCCGTCATGGGGGTCGGCGCCGAGGTCGCCGGCCGCGCCTACGCCCTGAGGTGGCAGGGTCTCGGCGACGGCTGGCCCGAGGAGCACCTGCGCGGCTTCTTCGCCTGCTACGGCTCGACCGCCCTCGACCTGCTGGACGAGGACCGCGTGAGCTACGAGGTCGACCGGGCGCGCCTGCTCCGCGGGCTCGGCCTCGTCGAGCACCACCCGCGCGCCGTCCTCGAGCGGCTCGTCGCCCTCGCCGTCGGCACGCGCACGAGCGACCACGAGGCGGCGCAGGACGCGCTCGGGCGCGGTGCGACCGCTCGGGACCAGGCGGTCGCGGCGCTGCGTGAGCGCCGTGCCGGCGCCCGCCAGGCGGCCGCCCGCTGGTGCGCCCGCCTCGGTGACCCGAGCGCCGTCGACGCCCTGGAGGCGGCGTTCCGGACCGAGCGGGACGACCAGGTGCGCAGCGCACTGCTCGACGCGCTCGAACGGCTCGGCCGTCCCGCCCACCTCTACCTCGACCCGGCCTCGCTCGCCGCCGACGCGGACAAGGGGCTCCGCAAGGGGGTGCCGGCGTCGCTGGCGTGGGTGTGGTGGGACGGCCTGCCGCCGCTGCGCTGGGCCGCGGACGGCACCGAGCTGCCGCTGCCGGTCGTGCAGTGGCTCTGCCTGCAGGCGGTCAAGGCCCGCTCGCCCGAGCCCGGCGCGGTGCTGCGCCGCTACGGCGCGCTGCTCGAGGAGCGCTCCCGCGGCGCCTTCGCCGTCTCCCTGCTCCAGCAGTGGGTCGCGGAGGACACCCGCCCCGTCGACCCCGCCGACGCCGAGCAGGCCGCGCGGGCCGAGGCGGCCGGGCTGCACCGCGGCCTGCAGCAGTACCCCGGCTACTACCCGAACCACCCGATGCACGGGCGCAGCCTCGAGGAGGTCACCGCGTGGCTGCTCCCCGGGCACCTGCGCCGCCCGCGCGGGTCGGCGACCTCGAGCAAGGGCGTGCTCGCGGTCGTCGGGGCCACGGGCGACGAGCGGGTCGTGCCGGTCGTGCGCGCCTACCTCGCGGAGTGGTACGGCACCCGCGCCGCGCAGTGCAAGGCGCTGCTCGGCGTCCTCGCGTGGGTGCCCGCCCCGGCCGCCACCCAGCAGCTGCTGCAGGTGGCCGACCGCTTCCGCACCAAGGGGGTGCAGCAGGAGGCGGTGAGGCTCGCGCAGCAGGTCGCCGACGTCCGCGGCTGGACGACCGAGGAGCTCGCCGACCGCACCGTCCCGACGGCCGGCTTCGACGCGCGCGGCGAGCAGGTCCTGTCCTACGGCGAGCGCGCCTTCACCGCCGTCCTCGACGCCGACCTGACCGTGCGGCTCCGCACGGACGACGGCCGGACCGTCAAGGCCCTCCCGGCGCCCCGCAGCAGCGACGACGCCGAGGCCGCGGCCGCCAGCAAGCAGGCGCTCGCGGCCGCCCGCAAGGAGGTCAAGGGCGTCCTGCAGGCGCAGCGATCACGGCTGCAGCAGGCGCTGGTCAGCCAGCGCACGTGGGACGCCGACCTGTGGGCCGAGCACGTCGTCGCCCACCCCCTCGTCGGCCGGCTCGCCCAGGGCCTCGTGTGGGTGCTCGAACCACCGGGACCGGGGACGGCGGGGGACGGTGCACCGGCAGGGGCGGGGCCGCTCGTCGTCCGCCCCCTGCCGGACGGCAGCCTGACCGACGTCGACGACGAGGACGTCGAGGTGCCCGCCGGGTGGCGGGTGCGCCTCGCCCACGACGCCGTCGAGGGCCCGGAGGTCGCGGCACGCTGGCTCGAGCACCTCGCGGACTACGAGGTGACGCCGCCCTTCCCGCAGCTGGGCCGGCCCGTGCACCGCCCCGAGGACTCCGACACCGACGCCGTCACCGACGTCCGCGGCACGCTCGTCGCCTCGTCGTTCCGGCTCCGCGGTCGGGCCACCGCAGCGGGCTGGGCGCGCGGTGAGGTGGGCGACGGCGCGACGTGGACGGAGTACGTGCGCACCCTGCCGGGCTGGCGCGCCGAGCTGGAGCACTCCGGCCTGGTCGTGCCCGAGGAGGACCACCCCGTCGCGCTGCTCGCGCTCCGCTTCCGCGCCGTGGCGCCCGACGGGACGGTGGCGCCCACCGCCACCCCGCTCGGGAGCGTGCCCGCCGTCGTCTACTCCGAGTGCCTCACCGACGTGCGCGGCTTCGCGTCGCTCGGCGCCCACGACCCCGAGTGGCAGAAGGCGGCGGCGTGGTGA
- a CDS encoding DUF3592 domain-containing protein, whose amino-acid sequence MVLVVCGLLVVAAGVHFARTTALPRGGETLRGTVVSVQEKRSSLSSDGRRLHAVTVEYRDPATGERRVLTPDGHRPEAYRTGDEVSLVRDPSTGEVRLPAPRRVAQSLAALGFGAVVVALGVLDVVGG is encoded by the coding sequence GTGGTGCTCGTGGTCTGCGGCCTTCTCGTGGTGGCCGCGGGCGTCCACTTCGCCCGGACGACCGCGCTGCCGAGGGGCGGGGAGACGCTGCGCGGCACGGTCGTCTCGGTGCAGGAGAAGAGGTCGAGCCTGTCCAGCGACGGTCGACGGCTCCACGCCGTGACCGTCGAGTACCGCGACCCGGCGACCGGCGAGCGCCGGGTGCTGACCCCGGACGGGCACCGTCCGGAGGCGTACCGGACCGGCGACGAGGTGTCGCTCGTACGCGACCCCTCGACGGGAGAGGTCCGGCTGCCCGCGCCGCGACGCGTGGCGCAGTCGCTCGCTGCGCTCGGCTTCGGTGCCGTGGTCGTCGCGCTCGGTGTCCTCGACGTCGTGGGGGGATGA